The proteins below are encoded in one region of Amycolatopsis acidiphila:
- a CDS encoding GH92 family glycosyl hydrolase, whose protein sequence is MIADRFFSSFEEGDPVPLAGEVGTGPGRPATAKAGAGFTGRHALRYERPGRVRLFEVDLPAGEHTELSYVVFPEEGLSIALDVELDDGSTLAGTLDPKAFYPGQWNLVRRPVPAGRTVRAIVLSGGDATGWLDDVRIADRPPRQHDPVDWVRTTRGTHSSAEFSRGNTFPATAVPHGFNFWTPVTDASSTTWLYEYHRRNDAANRPRLEGFALSHQPSPWMGDRHTFHVVPAGDLAFGHEHETDRPYHYGVRFDSGTSVELAPADHATMFRFSFPGEAVVGFSCNRGNVRLDPKRGIVTGHTRVRSRLSVGARRMFVYGTFDRPGRRRGKALAFDTGTVELRIATSLISLKQARRNLGQEIPAGTAFEQVRDDAREAWQGLLGRVELDGATEDQLTTFYSGLYRLFLYPNSGHEDTPSGRRHASPVVRRWWPSTRKRTGAKVLDGPMSVNNGFWDTYRTCWPAYALLAPARCGELIEGFVQQYREGGWIARWSSPGYANLMTGTSSDVAFADAYLKGVRGFDVHAAYEAALKNATVPPPNRAVGRKGLRESIFLGYTPLSTHEGLSWALEACVNDFGIANLAEALGHRDDAKYFRRRALNYVHHFDDRVGFFQGRHRDGRWRWSPQEYGPTRWGFDYTETDGWNMAFSVPHDGKGLANLFGGRAGLESKLDTFFSTPETGRNTGSYGGIIHEMTEARDVRLGQYGHSNQPSHHIPFMYLHAGAPGKAQAVVREVLTRCYLGSEIGQGYPGDEDNGEMSAWYVFAALGLYPLAVGSPVYVLGAPLFPRATIRLENGNQVVITTSGTGMYVRRLRVNGEWHEQSWLAHDVLAAGATLEFTLGEEPSGWGGPPPSLTEGDAPPRPLTDLTGHSRPDLAALFDDTSRTQITFDTATPAIEYTVDGPPRPVEVYTLTPGSRGAPTAWVLEGSADGRHWETLDSRADETFRWQRQTRPFALATPAALPHYRLRVTAATGRRLSLAQWELLAGER, encoded by the coding sequence GTGATCGCCGACCGGTTCTTCTCGTCCTTCGAAGAAGGGGACCCCGTCCCGCTGGCCGGCGAGGTCGGGACCGGACCGGGCCGGCCGGCGACGGCGAAGGCCGGTGCGGGGTTCACCGGCCGGCACGCGCTGCGGTACGAGCGCCCGGGGCGGGTCCGGCTGTTCGAGGTGGACCTCCCGGCGGGCGAGCACACCGAACTGTCCTATGTGGTCTTCCCCGAGGAGGGGCTGTCCATCGCCCTCGACGTCGAGCTCGACGACGGCAGCACTCTGGCGGGCACGCTCGATCCGAAAGCGTTCTATCCCGGCCAGTGGAACCTCGTCCGGCGCCCGGTCCCCGCCGGGCGCACCGTGCGGGCGATCGTGCTCAGCGGCGGGGACGCCACAGGCTGGCTCGACGACGTGCGCATCGCCGACCGCCCTCCCCGCCAGCACGACCCGGTGGACTGGGTCCGCACCACCCGCGGCACGCACTCCAGCGCCGAGTTCTCCCGCGGCAACACGTTCCCGGCCACCGCCGTGCCGCACGGGTTCAACTTCTGGACCCCGGTCACCGACGCGTCCTCGACGACCTGGCTGTACGAGTACCACCGCCGCAACGACGCCGCGAACCGCCCGCGGCTCGAAGGCTTCGCGCTCAGCCACCAGCCGAGCCCGTGGATGGGCGACCGGCACACCTTCCACGTCGTGCCCGCAGGTGACCTCGCGTTCGGGCACGAGCACGAGACGGACCGCCCGTACCACTACGGCGTGCGGTTCGACAGCGGGACGAGCGTCGAGCTCGCGCCCGCCGACCACGCCACGATGTTCCGGTTCAGCTTCCCCGGCGAAGCCGTCGTCGGGTTCTCGTGCAACCGCGGGAACGTCCGGCTCGACCCGAAACGCGGCATCGTCACCGGGCACACCCGGGTGCGCAGCCGACTCTCGGTGGGCGCGCGGCGGATGTTCGTGTACGGCACGTTCGACCGGCCGGGCCGCCGCCGGGGAAAAGCGCTGGCCTTCGACACCGGCACGGTCGAGCTGCGGATCGCCACCTCGCTGATCAGCCTGAAGCAGGCCCGCCGGAACCTCGGCCAGGAGATCCCCGCCGGGACGGCGTTCGAGCAGGTGCGGGACGACGCGCGCGAGGCCTGGCAGGGTCTGCTCGGCCGGGTCGAGCTCGACGGCGCGACCGAGGACCAGCTGACGACGTTCTATTCCGGCCTCTACCGGCTGTTCCTCTACCCGAACTCCGGGCACGAGGACACGCCGTCCGGGCGGCGGCACGCCAGCCCGGTCGTCCGCCGCTGGTGGCCGAGCACGCGGAAGCGGACCGGCGCGAAGGTCCTCGACGGGCCGATGTCGGTCAACAACGGGTTCTGGGACACCTACCGCACCTGCTGGCCCGCGTACGCGCTCCTCGCGCCGGCGCGCTGCGGCGAGCTGATCGAGGGGTTCGTGCAGCAGTACCGCGAGGGCGGCTGGATCGCGCGCTGGTCCTCCCCCGGCTACGCGAACCTGATGACCGGCACCAGCTCCGACGTCGCCTTCGCCGACGCCTACCTCAAGGGCGTCCGCGGCTTCGACGTGCACGCGGCCTACGAGGCCGCGCTGAAGAACGCGACCGTGCCGCCGCCGAACCGGGCCGTGGGCCGCAAGGGCCTGCGCGAGTCGATCTTCCTCGGCTACACCCCGCTGAGCACCCACGAAGGCCTGTCGTGGGCGCTCGAAGCCTGCGTCAACGACTTCGGGATCGCCAACCTCGCCGAGGCGCTGGGCCACCGCGACGACGCGAAGTACTTCCGCCGCCGCGCGTTGAACTACGTCCACCACTTCGACGACCGGGTCGGCTTCTTCCAGGGCCGCCACCGCGACGGCAGGTGGCGGTGGTCGCCGCAGGAGTACGGCCCCACGCGCTGGGGCTTCGACTACACCGAGACCGACGGCTGGAACATGGCCTTCTCCGTGCCCCACGACGGGAAAGGCCTGGCGAACCTGTTCGGCGGGCGGGCCGGGCTGGAGTCCAAACTGGACACCTTCTTCAGCACGCCGGAGACCGGGCGCAACACCGGCTCCTACGGCGGGATCATCCACGAGATGACCGAGGCCCGCGACGTCCGGCTCGGCCAGTACGGGCACTCGAACCAGCCCTCGCACCACATCCCGTTCATGTACCTCCACGCGGGTGCGCCCGGCAAGGCGCAGGCGGTGGTGCGCGAGGTGCTCACCCGCTGCTACCTCGGCAGCGAGATCGGCCAGGGCTACCCCGGCGACGAGGACAACGGCGAGATGTCCGCGTGGTACGTCTTCGCCGCGCTCGGGCTGTACCCGCTCGCGGTCGGCAGCCCGGTCTACGTCCTCGGCGCGCCTCTTTTCCCGCGCGCGACCATCCGCCTCGAGAACGGGAACCAGGTGGTGATCACAACGTCCGGCACCGGAATGTACGTGCGGCGGCTGCGGGTGAACGGCGAGTGGCACGAGCAGTCATGGCTCGCGCACGACGTTCTGGCCGCGGGCGCGACGCTCGAGTTCACCCTCGGCGAGGAGCCGTCCGGCTGGGGCGGCCCACCGCCGTCGCTCACCGAGGGCGACGCGCCGCCGCGCCCGCTCACCGACCTCACCGGCCACTCGCGCCCGGACCTCGCCGCACTGTTCGACGACACCAGCCGCACGCAGATCACCTTCGACACCGCCACCCCGGCCATCGAGTACACAGTGGACGGACCGCCGCGGCCGGTGGAGGTCTACACGCTCACCCCGGGCAGCCGCGGCGCGCCCACCGCGTGGGTGCTCGAGGGCTCCGCGGACGGACGGCACTGGGAGACCCTCGACAGCCGGGCGGACGAGACGTTCCGGTGGCAGCGCCAGACCAGGCCGTTCGCGCTCGCCACGCCCGCGGCGCTGCCGCACTACCGGTTGCGGGTCACCGCGGCCACCGGGCGCCGGCTTTCGCTCGCCCAGTGGGAACTGCTGGCCGGGGAGCGTTGA
- a CDS encoding GH92 family glycosyl hydrolase, which produces MARTNAVSVLVACVALAAGLTAAPATAAPAAATFSSSFESGDPQPAVDTVDTNRYGQPRTSGVNGANGSAIPGDIRGKVTDVTASDENTDGGEVAVNLVDANPDTKWLAWEPTGWAQFQLSEPTAITHYALTSANDSAERDPKDWTLQGSADGQVWTTIDQRSGQSFAGRLQTNSYQLTSAVTYRYYRLDVTANNGGPLLQLSELLLANDEPAPPPLPNMRSYPDSGPVSGYSSKPRAGYTGLRAFHYTGTQTSQGRGYSYNKMFDVHIPVQPDTELSYKIFPEFTAADLRYPSTNVSLDLAFTDGTYLSGLGATDQYGFTLSPQGQGAGKALYTNQWNLIRASIGKLARGRTISRILLGYDSTSGPASFTGWVDDVQVAPVHQQPAARLSDNVLTTRGSNANGNFSRGNNFPATAVPHGFNFWTPETDAGSTDWLYRYQEGNNAQNLPTLQAFGLSHEPSPWMGDRQTFQVMPSAAAGVPDADRTARALPFQHANETAKPYYYGVKFDNGVSGEIAPADHAAMFRFTFPGSDANLIFDNVSDAGGLTLDPATNSLTGYSDVKSGLSAGAGRLYVYATFDQPVTNGAMLPGEGRDNVRGYLKFSGKTVTMRIATSLISVDQAKKNLDLEIAPKASFDSVRTAAQAAWDKQLGVIEVQGASQDQLTTLYSNLYRLFLYPNSGFENVGTARQPKYAYASPFTQQVVDGQLYVNNGFWDTYRTTWPAYDLLSPDMAGKMIDGFVQQYRDGGWIARWSSPGYANLMTGTSSDVAFADAYLKGVTNFDISSAYDAAVKDATVAPPNDSVGRKGLDSSIFLGYTPTTTGEGMSWAIEGYINDYGIANLSKKLADEAKPGDPKKQEYLDNYTYFLNRAQNYVNMFDPGVGFFQGRDPDGSFRLPAGQYDPRDWGGDYTETDGWGMAFTVPQDGQGLADLYGGKQGLANKLDQFFATQETATFPGAYGGTIHEMREARDVRMGQYAQSNQPSHHILYMYDYAGQPSKTQAKVREALSRLYVGSELGQGYPGDEDNGEMSAWYVFSVLGFYPLQMGSPDYAVGSPLFTKATIHLPGRDLVINAPKNNAKNVYVQGLRVDGKPWTSTSLPHDLIAKGGTLDFDMGPNPSRWGTGPNDAPASITKGDQAPSPLADVTGPGKGTGSAAALFDNTSKTEAQATTVQYQLAAPGNPVSYYTLTSGKQAGADPTGWTLSGSADGQNWTTLDSRANQTFQWRDQTRPFRVAHPGGYTYYRLQLTGPATLSEVELLGKPR; this is translated from the coding sequence ATGGCCCGAACCAACGCAGTGTCGGTGCTAGTGGCGTGCGTCGCGCTCGCTGCCGGTCTCACGGCGGCGCCCGCGACGGCGGCACCGGCGGCCGCGACCTTCTCCTCCTCCTTCGAGTCCGGCGATCCGCAACCCGCGGTCGACACCGTCGACACGAACCGGTACGGGCAGCCGCGTACCTCGGGGGTCAACGGCGCCAACGGTTCCGCGATCCCCGGCGACATCCGCGGCAAGGTCACCGACGTCACCGCCAGTGACGAGAACACCGACGGCGGCGAGGTGGCCGTCAACCTCGTCGACGCGAACCCGGACACCAAGTGGCTCGCCTGGGAGCCGACCGGCTGGGCGCAGTTCCAGCTGAGCGAGCCCACCGCGATCACCCACTACGCGCTGACCTCGGCCAACGACTCCGCCGAGCGCGACCCGAAGGACTGGACCCTGCAGGGCTCCGCCGACGGTCAGGTCTGGACCACGATCGACCAGCGCAGCGGCCAGTCCTTCGCCGGGCGCCTGCAGACCAACAGCTACCAGCTGACCTCCGCCGTCACCTACCGCTACTACCGGCTCGACGTCACGGCGAACAACGGCGGCCCGCTGCTGCAGCTGTCGGAGCTGTTGCTGGCCAACGACGAACCCGCCCCGCCGCCGCTGCCGAACATGCGCAGCTACCCCGACAGCGGGCCGGTCAGCGGCTACAGCAGCAAGCCCCGCGCGGGCTACACCGGGCTGCGCGCGTTCCACTACACCGGGACGCAGACCAGCCAGGGCCGCGGTTACTCGTACAACAAGATGTTCGACGTGCACATCCCGGTCCAGCCCGACACCGAGCTGTCGTACAAGATCTTCCCCGAGTTCACCGCTGCCGACCTGCGCTACCCGAGCACGAACGTCTCGCTCGACCTGGCCTTCACCGACGGCACGTACCTGTCCGGCCTCGGCGCCACGGACCAGTACGGCTTCACCCTCTCGCCGCAGGGCCAGGGCGCCGGAAAAGCCCTGTACACCAACCAGTGGAACCTGATCCGGGCCTCGATCGGCAAGCTCGCGCGCGGCAGGACCATCTCCCGGATCCTCCTCGGCTACGACAGCACGAGCGGTCCGGCGAGCTTCACCGGCTGGGTCGACGACGTGCAGGTAGCGCCGGTCCACCAGCAGCCCGCCGCGCGGCTCTCGGACAACGTGCTGACCACCCGCGGCAGCAACGCCAACGGAAACTTCTCGCGTGGCAACAACTTCCCCGCCACCGCCGTGCCGCACGGCTTCAACTTCTGGACCCCCGAGACCGACGCCGGCTCCACCGACTGGCTCTACCGCTACCAGGAGGGCAACAACGCGCAGAACCTGCCGACGCTGCAGGCGTTCGGGCTCAGCCACGAGCCGAGCCCGTGGATGGGCGACCGGCAGACCTTCCAGGTCATGCCCTCGGCCGCCGCGGGCGTGCCCGACGCCGACCGGACCGCGCGGGCGCTGCCGTTCCAGCACGCCAACGAGACCGCGAAGCCCTACTACTACGGCGTCAAGTTCGACAACGGCGTCAGCGGGGAGATCGCCCCGGCCGACCATGCTGCGATGTTCCGGTTCACCTTCCCCGGCAGTGACGCGAACCTGATCTTCGACAACGTCAGCGACGCGGGCGGGCTGACGCTGGACCCGGCGACGAACTCGCTCACCGGCTACTCCGACGTCAAGAGCGGGCTGTCCGCGGGTGCCGGCCGGCTCTACGTCTACGCGACCTTCGACCAGCCGGTGACCAACGGCGCGATGCTGCCCGGCGAGGGCCGTGACAACGTGCGCGGCTACCTGAAGTTCAGCGGGAAGACCGTCACCATGCGGATCGCGACCTCGCTGATCAGCGTCGACCAGGCGAAGAAGAACCTCGACCTGGAAATCGCGCCGAAGGCCAGCTTCGACTCGGTTCGTACCGCCGCTCAGGCAGCGTGGGACAAGCAGCTGGGCGTGATCGAGGTGCAGGGCGCGAGCCAGGACCAGCTCACCACGCTGTACTCCAACCTCTACCGGCTGTTCCTCTACCCCAACTCGGGCTTCGAGAACGTCGGGACCGCGCGACAGCCGAAGTACGCCTACGCGAGCCCGTTCACCCAGCAGGTCGTGGACGGCCAGCTGTACGTCAACAACGGGTTCTGGGACACCTACCGCACCACCTGGCCCGCCTACGACCTGCTCTCGCCGGACATGGCGGGCAAGATGATCGACGGGTTCGTGCAGCAGTACCGCGACGGCGGGTGGATCGCGCGCTGGTCCTCCCCCGGCTACGCGAACCTGATGACCGGCACCAGCTCCGACGTCGCCTTCGCCGACGCCTACCTCAAGGGCGTGACGAACTTCGACATCTCCTCGGCCTACGACGCCGCGGTCAAGGACGCCACGGTCGCGCCGCCGAACGACAGCGTCGGCCGCAAGGGCCTGGACAGCTCGATCTTCCTCGGCTACACCCCGACCACCACCGGCGAGGGCATGTCGTGGGCGATCGAGGGCTACATCAACGACTACGGCATCGCGAATCTGTCGAAGAAGCTCGCCGACGAGGCGAAGCCGGGCGACCCGAAGAAGCAGGAGTACCTGGACAACTACACGTACTTCCTCAACCGGGCGCAGAACTACGTCAACATGTTCGACCCCGGCGTGGGCTTCTTCCAGGGCCGGGACCCCGACGGCAGCTTCCGCCTGCCCGCCGGGCAGTACGACCCCCGCGACTGGGGCGGCGACTACACCGAGACCGACGGCTGGGGCATGGCGTTCACCGTGCCGCAGGACGGGCAGGGCCTCGCCGACCTCTACGGCGGCAAGCAGGGGCTGGCGAACAAGCTCGACCAGTTCTTCGCCACCCAGGAGACGGCGACCTTCCCCGGCGCCTACGGCGGCACCATCCACGAGATGCGCGAAGCGCGCGACGTGCGGATGGGCCAGTACGCGCAGTCGAACCAGCCGTCGCACCACATCCTCTACATGTACGACTACGCCGGTCAGCCGTCGAAGACGCAGGCGAAGGTGCGCGAAGCGCTGTCGCGGCTCTACGTCGGCAGCGAGCTGGGCCAGGGTTACCCCGGCGACGAGGACAACGGCGAGATGTCGGCCTGGTACGTCTTCAGCGTCCTGGGCTTCTACCCGCTGCAGATGGGCAGCCCGGACTACGCCGTGGGCTCGCCGCTGTTCACCAAGGCGACGATCCACCTGCCGGGCCGCGACCTGGTGATCAACGCGCCGAAGAACAACGCGAAGAACGTCTACGTGCAGGGGCTGCGGGTCGACGGCAAGCCGTGGACCTCGACGTCGCTGCCGCACGACCTGATCGCCAAGGGCGGCACACTGGACTTCGACATGGGCCCGAACCCGTCCCGCTGGGGCACCGGCCCGAACGACGCCCCGGCGTCGATCACCAAGGGTGACCAGGCGCCGTCGCCACTCGCGGACGTGACGGGCCCGGGCAAGGGCACCGGGTCGGCCGCCGCCCTGTTCGACAACACGTCGAAGACCGAGGCCCAGGCCACGACCGTGCAGTACCAGCTCGCGGCGCCCGGCAACCCGGTGTCGTACTACACGCTGACCTCGGGCAAGCAGGCCGGCGCCGATCCCACGGGCTGGACGCTGAGCGGCTCGGCCGACGGGCAGAACTGGACCACGCTGGACAGCCGCGCGAACCAGACGTTCCAGTGGCGCGACCAGACCCGGCCGTTCCGGGTGGCGCACCCGGGCGGCTACACCTACTACCGGCTGCAGCTCACCGGCCCCGCCACCCTCTCGGAGGTGGAACTGCTGGGCAAGCCGCGCTAG
- a CDS encoding M20/M25/M40 family metallo-hydrolase → MADVVDLCARLVRFDTTNRGHGDSEGEREAAEFVAGVLSGAGVEPKVLESAPRRANVLARVPGTDPSLPALLVQGHLDVVPADAADWSVHPFSGEVRDGCLWGRGAVDMKDFCAMVLSLVAEGLRPRRDLVLAFVADEEDRGEWGAHWLAAEHREYFEGCAAAISESGAYTYHVPAADGRTVRLYPVGTAERGTAHMRLTARGRAGHGSRRNDENAVVRLVAALHRIASHRWPVQLTPTVEAFLVRTGEALGVEVDLSDVDGTLARLGPAASLAENTVRNSSTPTMLDAGYKVNVIPSVARAQLDTRTLPGTEEDLLAQLDALLGPGVEREFVAHQPPVQAPVDSPWFAAMADALRAEDPEAVVVPYCMGGGTDAKAFSPLGIDCYGFAPLWLPEGFPYRAMAHGVDERVPVAGLEFGKRVLGNLLSSV, encoded by the coding sequence ATGGCTGACGTGGTGGATCTGTGCGCGCGGCTGGTGCGGTTCGACACCACCAACCGCGGGCACGGGGACTCCGAGGGCGAGCGTGAGGCGGCCGAGTTCGTGGCCGGCGTGCTCTCCGGCGCGGGGGTCGAGCCGAAGGTCCTGGAGTCGGCGCCGCGGCGGGCGAACGTGCTCGCCCGCGTGCCGGGCACCGACCCTTCGCTGCCGGCGCTGCTCGTGCAGGGCCACCTCGACGTAGTGCCGGCCGATGCCGCCGACTGGTCGGTGCACCCGTTCTCCGGCGAGGTCCGCGACGGCTGCCTGTGGGGCCGCGGCGCGGTGGACATGAAGGACTTCTGCGCGATGGTCCTGTCCCTGGTCGCCGAGGGGCTGCGGCCGCGGCGCGACCTCGTGCTGGCGTTCGTCGCCGACGAGGAGGACCGCGGCGAGTGGGGCGCGCACTGGCTCGCGGCCGAGCACCGGGAGTACTTCGAGGGCTGCGCGGCGGCCATCAGCGAGTCCGGCGCGTACACCTACCACGTGCCCGCGGCCGACGGCCGGACCGTGCGGCTCTACCCGGTCGGCACGGCCGAGCGGGGCACGGCGCACATGCGGCTCACCGCCCGTGGCCGGGCGGGGCACGGTTCCCGCCGCAACGACGAGAACGCCGTGGTCCGGCTCGTGGCCGCGCTGCACCGGATCGCCTCGCACCGCTGGCCGGTCCAGCTGACCCCGACCGTCGAGGCCTTCCTCGTGCGGACCGGCGAGGCCCTCGGCGTCGAGGTGGATCTGTCCGATGTGGACGGCACACTCGCCAGGCTCGGCCCGGCGGCGTCGCTGGCGGAGAACACGGTCCGCAACAGCAGCACCCCGACCATGCTCGACGCCGGGTACAAGGTGAACGTCATCCCGAGCGTCGCGCGGGCCCAGCTGGACACCCGGACCTTGCCGGGCACGGAGGAGGACCTGCTCGCGCAGCTCGACGCGCTGCTCGGCCCCGGCGTCGAGCGCGAGTTCGTCGCGCACCAGCCCCCGGTGCAGGCGCCGGTCGACTCGCCGTGGTTCGCCGCGATGGCCGACGCGCTGCGCGCCGAGGACCCCGAGGCGGTCGTGGTGCCGTACTGCATGGGTGGCGGCACCGACGCGAAGGCGTTCAGCCCGCTGGGCATCGACTGCTACGGCTTCGCGCCGCTGTGGCTGCCCGAGGGGTTCCCGTACCGGGCGATGGCGCACGGCGTCGACGAGCGGGTGCCGGTGGCGGGGCTCGAGTTCGGCAAACGCGTGCTGGGCAACCTACTTTCGTCGGTTTGA
- a CDS encoding M55 family metallopeptidase, translating to MRILISADMEGATGVTWTDDVVPGTEQWQRFRRLFTGDVNAAVAGLHDAGASDVLVNEAHSSQRNLLLEDLDPRVRMLTGRHKPLSMMQGVDSGVDGVVFVGYHAGAGAEGVLSHTYLENQITGVWLDGVPASEGRLNAALAAEYGVPVLMVTGDDKTCDDARDYAPEAIGVAVKECVSRYAAICTPPQRTATALKLAAERAVARAGRVEPRRGPHRIEVEFDASHLAQATAVVPTVEQTGVRKVGFEAPDMTEAMKAFKVVTAIAAGAVQGIYG from the coding sequence ATGCGCATCCTGATCTCGGCGGACATGGAAGGGGCCACGGGTGTCACCTGGACCGATGACGTCGTGCCCGGAACCGAGCAGTGGCAGCGGTTCCGCCGCCTGTTCACCGGTGACGTGAACGCGGCCGTCGCGGGCCTGCACGACGCCGGCGCGAGCGACGTCCTGGTCAACGAGGCGCACTCCTCCCAGCGCAACCTGCTGCTGGAGGACCTCGACCCGCGGGTGCGGATGCTGACCGGGCGGCACAAGCCGTTGTCGATGATGCAGGGCGTCGACTCGGGTGTCGACGGCGTGGTGTTCGTCGGCTACCACGCCGGGGCCGGCGCCGAGGGCGTGCTGTCCCACACGTACCTGGAGAACCAGATCACCGGCGTGTGGCTCGACGGGGTGCCCGCGAGCGAGGGGCGGCTCAACGCCGCGCTGGCGGCGGAGTACGGCGTGCCGGTGCTCATGGTCACCGGGGACGACAAGACCTGCGACGACGCCCGGGACTACGCGCCGGAGGCGATCGGCGTGGCCGTGAAGGAATGCGTCAGCCGGTACGCCGCGATCTGCACTCCCCCGCAGCGCACGGCGACCGCGCTCAAGCTCGCCGCCGAGCGGGCGGTGGCGCGCGCCGGGCGCGTCGAGCCCCGCCGCGGCCCGCACCGGATCGAGGTCGAGTTCGACGCGAGCCACCTCGCCCAGGCGACAGCCGTGGTGCCGACCGTCGAACAGACCGGCGTGCGTAAGGTCGGCTTCGAGGCACCCGACATGACCGAGGCGATGAAGGCGTTCAAGGTGGTCACCGCGATCGCCGCGGGCGCGGTACAGGGGATCTATGGCTGA
- a CDS encoding cobalamin-binding protein, with translation MRIVSLLPAATDLVAELGLAGNLAGRTHECDWPAEVARVPVVTGTGLDGGLSSREISETVGGAPHRGSSLYSLDADLLARLAPDFVLTQDLCDVCAVSYRRVSEAVRVLDAGPRVLSLEPRTLPEVLGCLTTLGDAFGVPERAAARRRHWEDRLVAVERAVSGRARPRVAALEWLDPVWPAGHWVPEQIGHAGGIPLLASAGEHTRPVGWEAVLDARPDVLLVLPCGFAPERTLAELDVLTSRPGWSSLPAVRDGRVWVLDGPAYFNRPGPRVVRGVEVLAHVLHGVGTVGAGEALRVTGGVGRSGRSGG, from the coding sequence GTGCGCATCGTCTCGCTGTTACCTGCCGCCACGGACCTCGTCGCGGAGCTCGGTCTGGCCGGGAACCTGGCCGGGCGCACCCACGAATGCGACTGGCCCGCCGAGGTGGCGCGGGTGCCGGTGGTCACCGGCACCGGCCTGGACGGCGGGCTCAGCAGCAGGGAGATCAGCGAGACGGTGGGCGGCGCCCCGCATCGCGGTTCGTCGCTGTACTCGCTGGACGCGGACCTGCTGGCCCGGCTCGCCCCGGACTTCGTCCTGACCCAGGACCTCTGCGACGTGTGCGCGGTCTCCTACCGCCGCGTGTCCGAGGCGGTCCGCGTGCTCGACGCCGGCCCGCGCGTGCTCAGCCTCGAACCCCGCACGCTGCCGGAGGTCCTGGGCTGTCTGACCACGCTCGGCGACGCCTTCGGCGTACCGGAGCGCGCGGCGGCGCGGCGGCGCCACTGGGAGGACCGGCTGGTCGCGGTGGAACGCGCGGTGTCCGGGCGGGCGCGCCCGCGGGTGGCGGCGCTGGAATGGCTCGACCCGGTCTGGCCCGCCGGGCACTGGGTGCCCGAGCAGATCGGCCACGCCGGCGGGATCCCGCTGCTCGCCTCGGCGGGCGAGCACACCAGGCCGGTTGGCTGGGAGGCCGTGCTCGACGCGCGGCCGGACGTCCTGCTGGTGCTGCCCTGTGGCTTTGCGCCCGAGCGCACGCTCGCCGAGCTGGACGTGCTCACCAGCAGGCCCGGCTGGTCGTCGCTGCCGGCGGTGCGGGACGGGCGGGTGTGGGTGCTCGACGGCCCGGCGTACTTCAACCGGCCCGGTCCGCGGGTGGTGCGCGGGGTGGAGGTGCTGGCGCACGTCCTGCACGGGGTCGGCACGGTCGGTGCGGGCGAGGCGCTGCGGGTGACCGGCGGGGTGGGCCGGTCCGGTCGCTCGGGGGGCTGA
- a CDS encoding putative quinol monooxygenase, translating into MTSNDAVVVVATAEAAAGQEEKVEQAFRTAIPAVHAEPGCELYALHRDSRSPSTFVMVEKWASPDALRTHAKGAALAELGAALEGLLAAPLKVQTLTPLPGGDARLGAV; encoded by the coding sequence ATGACCTCGAACGACGCCGTCGTCGTGGTGGCCACCGCCGAAGCCGCGGCGGGCCAGGAGGAGAAGGTGGAGCAGGCGTTCCGCACCGCCATCCCGGCCGTGCACGCCGAGCCCGGCTGTGAGCTCTACGCCCTCCACCGCGACTCGCGGTCGCCGTCGACCTTCGTGATGGTCGAGAAGTGGGCCTCGCCCGACGCGCTGCGCACGCACGCGAAGGGGGCCGCGCTGGCCGAGCTGGGGGCGGCGCTGGAAGGCCTGCTCGCGGCGCCGCTGAAGGTGCAGACCCTGACGCCGCTGCCCGGCGGGGATGCCCGGCTCGGGGCCGTCTGA
- a CDS encoding C40 family peptidase translates to MPTRLRGLALASAGCAVATAGLLAPAASAGAAEPTTGDRVVNAAAAQAGKPYAPGGTGPGSFDCSGLAQYAYRQAGVGLPRTASQQRGATRTLSHADARPGDLIFFSTGGRVYHVGVFAGGNRMWAAPESGDVVRLQDIWTSSYTVGRGW, encoded by the coding sequence GTGCCCACTCGATTACGCGGGCTGGCGCTCGCGTCGGCCGGCTGCGCCGTCGCGACCGCCGGACTGCTGGCCCCGGCCGCTTCCGCGGGCGCGGCGGAGCCCACCACGGGTGACCGGGTCGTCAACGCCGCGGCCGCGCAGGCGGGCAAACCGTACGCCCCCGGCGGCACCGGCCCCGGCAGCTTCGACTGCTCGGGGCTGGCGCAGTACGCCTACCGGCAGGCGGGGGTCGGCCTGCCCCGCACCGCGAGCCAGCAGCGCGGGGCGACGCGCACCTTGTCGCACGCCGACGCGCGCCCTGGTGACCTGATCTTCTTCAGCACCGGCGGCCGGGTCTACCATGTCGGCGTTTTCGCCGGCGGCAACAGGATGTGGGCGGCGCCGGAGTCCGGTGACGTGGTCCGGCTGCAGGACATCTGGACCAGCTCCTACACCGTCGGCCGCGGCTGGTGA